One part of the Bacteroidia bacterium genome encodes these proteins:
- a CDS encoding nucleotidyltransferase domain-containing protein: MKSSDSFARTQERFEEALGILLEKLQEDRNVLAVIVAGSLSYDVVWEKSDIDLMIIIRDGKLKGQDKDIALTEYDVNIHAWAMERSRFRKIMEGSLRNSFIHSYFSKSSLLFTRDESIRDMYEGVEKLGSRDKQSQLLSIASSFMPLISKVEKFLYSKNDPQYAFIWITYMYSGLARIELNLAGEIASREVVHQAIKLNPDFFKAIYTELIDAPKDKAAIENALQLIDTFLVERCKDIFQPLLDFLSEEGRIKSATEIDTWAQQYMNIQGLVGACEWLADKEIIHRTSLPHRLTQTSLEEVEELAFYYGVL, from the coding sequence ATGAAGAGCTCAGATAGTTTTGCCAGGACTCAAGAAAGATTTGAGGAGGCCCTAGGAATCCTGCTGGAAAAACTTCAGGAAGACAGGAATGTGCTTGCCGTGATAGTCGCCGGGAGTTTGTCCTATGATGTAGTTTGGGAAAAATCTGATATAGACTTAATGATCATCATTCGTGATGGTAAACTAAAAGGACAGGACAAAGATATTGCCCTGACGGAATATGATGTGAATATCCATGCCTGGGCGATGGAAAGAAGTCGTTTCCGAAAAATCATGGAAGGAAGTCTCAGAAACTCCTTTATCCATTCCTATTTCAGTAAATCCAGCCTTTTATTTACCCGGGATGAAAGCATTCGGGATATGTATGAAGGGGTAGAAAAATTGGGAAGTCGTGATAAACAGTCCCAACTCCTTTCTATTGCCAGCTCGTTTATGCCCCTGATCTCCAAGGTGGAGAAATTCCTTTATAGTAAAAATGATCCCCAATATGCCTTTATCTGGATCACCTATATGTATTCAGGTTTAGCGAGGATAGAATTGAATTTGGCAGGGGAAATTGCCAGCCGGGAAGTAGTACATCAGGCGATCAAACTCAATCCCGATTTTTTCAAAGCTATTTATACAGAGCTTATCGATGCTCCCAAAGATAAAGCAGCTATAGAAAACGCCCTCCAGCTTATCGATACTTTTCTGGTGGAAAGGTGTAAAGATATCTTCCAGCCCCTCCTGGATTTTCTTTCAGAAGAAGGCCGTATTAAAAGTGCGACCGAGATTGATACCTGGGCGCAACAATACATGAATATTCAAGGGCTAGTGGGAGCTTGTGAATGGCTGGCAGATAAAGAGATTATTCATCGCACTTCCCTCCCGCATAGATTGACTCAGACCAGCCTGGAAGAGGTGGAGGAGTTGGCATTTTATTATGGAGTATTGTAG
- a CDS encoding response regulator, whose amino-acid sequence METGKVVFIEDNIHDAELIRLSFKQTNFKGELIRFESGPEFFAYLENEEKEDILFLMLDMEMPRMTGIQILERLVQKGLQDFPVVFFSASRNERNIQYTQELGANAYIYKPLDFDAFQKAVMDIWRFFGELNVYSNRKARISA is encoded by the coding sequence ATGGAAACTGGAAAAGTCGTCTTTATAGAAGATAACATTCATGATGCTGAACTGATCCGACTCTCATTTAAACAAACAAACTTCAAAGGGGAACTAATCAGGTTTGAGTCAGGACCAGAATTCTTTGCTTATTTAGAAAATGAAGAAAAAGAGGATATCCTGTTTTTAATGTTGGATATGGAAATGCCCAGAATGACGGGTATCCAGATATTAGAAAGACTAGTGCAAAAAGGGCTACAGGACTTTCCTGTCGTTTTCTTCAGTGCTTCCCGCAATGAACGTAATATTCAATACACCCAGGAATTAGGCGCCAATGCTTATATATATAAGCCTCTGGATTTTGATGCCTTTCAAAAAGCGGTTATGGATATTTGGAGATTCTTTGGGGAACTGAATGTCTATAGCAACCGAAAGGCTCGGATTTCAGCCTGA
- the uvrA gene encoding excinuclease ABC subunit UvrA gives MKRSHIEVQGARVHNLKNVSIKIPREKLIVVTGLSGSGKSSLAFDTIYAEGQRRYMESLSTYAKRFISQINKPDVDFVYGLSPVISIEQKTIQRNPRSTVGTMTDIASYLNLLYATISEGMDPWKEELLAIKSAPVILDALMSLKEGTQVELRAPIYPVYGEDFAFLFTEIRKKGYRKLYIDGKLYDLQEDFDIDESRDYQMEVLIDSFPLRKEADKEILTSINNAILIGDPYLRIRLPKDKSGEERLYKKLQTSESGILSAALNPNFFMFNEPGSACRTCLGLGTYMRVHVDLLVPDSSRSIAEGCFIEEAAKFNPDNWHGRHMHSMSQHYGFSLDTPYKELPANIQEMLLYGTKGEKYTLILPPGAKAEKDPRARGAWYRMIGDQIGYGGVAGNIERNYKWYRQRQVANSGMEEWLKKVMVEHKCPDCEGARLKNSRQRFRIEGKNIFELGELSFQEMKSFLLKVKPVRDKEAGHQILKEIVGRLDLLLGIGLDYLNLNRRSGTLSGGEAQRIRLSTQIGSGLMGMLYVLDEPSIGLHPKDNVRMIATLNRLRDLGNTVIVVEHDEETIRAADYIVEMGPGPGIHGGKVVVEGEIGKVIKSKDSPTGQFLSGKRKIAIPEVRRNGNGHHLLIKGAKENNLKNIDVDIPLGKFVCVTGASGSGKSSLIHEILYKALSKKIYDSRIITGDHDSIEGMEHVQKLTHIDQSPIGRSSRSNPATYTGFYDDIRKIFASTELSKERDYKAGRFSFNVKTGRCPECMGEGTIKTQLYFMPDVERMCETCKGARFNPETLQVSYKGKTIADVLNMSLEEGEEFFKEHKKIHLRIKLLNELGLGYLTLGQSSTTLSGGEAQRVKLASELSKLRRGAHVLYILDEPTTGLHLADISRLLESLNRLVEAGHSVIVIEHHLDVIKTADWIIDLGPEGGQGGGEVLVAGTPEEVSQFERSHTGRFLKESLS, from the coding sequence ATGAAAAGAAGCCACATTGAAGTGCAGGGAGCACGTGTACACAATTTGAAAAATGTATCTATCAAGATTCCACGAGAAAAATTGATCGTGGTTACCGGCCTTTCGGGTTCGGGGAAATCTTCTCTCGCCTTTGATACCATTTATGCTGAAGGCCAGAGGCGTTATATGGAATCTCTATCTACCTATGCCAAACGATTTATTTCGCAGATCAATAAACCGGATGTAGATTTTGTCTATGGCCTTTCTCCCGTTATTTCGATCGAACAGAAAACCATTCAGAGAAATCCTCGCTCTACGGTTGGGACCATGACGGATATCGCCAGCTATTTGAATCTGCTGTATGCGACTATATCCGAGGGCATGGATCCCTGGAAAGAAGAATTATTAGCGATTAAGTCTGCTCCTGTCATACTGGATGCATTGATGTCGCTGAAAGAAGGAACTCAAGTCGAATTACGTGCTCCGATCTATCCGGTTTATGGAGAGGATTTTGCTTTTTTATTCACGGAAATTCGTAAGAAAGGCTATCGAAAGCTATATATCGATGGAAAGCTTTATGACTTGCAGGAAGATTTTGATATAGATGAAAGCCGGGACTATCAGATGGAAGTACTCATCGATAGCTTTCCACTACGAAAAGAGGCAGATAAGGAAATTCTGACCAGTATCAATAATGCCATCCTCATAGGCGATCCTTACCTTCGAATTCGATTACCTAAAGATAAATCAGGGGAAGAGCGACTTTACAAAAAGCTACAAACATCCGAAAGTGGCATCCTGAGTGCTGCCTTGAATCCCAATTTTTTTATGTTCAATGAGCCAGGTTCTGCCTGTCGAACCTGTCTGGGTTTGGGAACTTATATGCGGGTTCATGTCGATTTATTGGTGCCGGATTCTTCAAGGAGTATAGCTGAGGGTTGTTTTATTGAGGAAGCTGCCAAATTTAATCCGGACAATTGGCATGGACGACATATGCATAGTATGTCTCAGCATTATGGATTCAGTTTGGACACTCCCTATAAAGAGCTTCCTGCCAATATCCAGGAGATGCTGTTGTATGGGACAAAAGGAGAAAAATATACCTTGATCTTGCCTCCGGGAGCCAAAGCCGAGAAAGACCCGAGAGCGCGAGGTGCCTGGTATCGGATGATAGGTGATCAGATTGGATATGGAGGAGTCGCGGGAAATATCGAAAGAAATTATAAATGGTACCGGCAACGGCAGGTAGCAAATTCGGGCATGGAGGAATGGCTAAAAAAAGTGATGGTCGAACATAAATGCCCGGATTGTGAGGGAGCCAGATTAAAAAATTCCCGGCAGCGATTTCGAATTGAGGGCAAAAATATCTTTGAATTAGGAGAACTGAGCTTTCAGGAAATGAAGTCTTTTCTGCTAAAGGTGAAGCCAGTCAGAGATAAGGAGGCAGGCCATCAAATCCTAAAAGAAATTGTGGGTCGATTGGATCTCTTATTGGGGATTGGTCTGGACTATCTCAATCTCAATCGAAGGTCTGGGACCCTTTCTGGAGGTGAGGCTCAAAGAATTCGCCTGTCAACCCAAATCGGTTCCGGTTTGATGGGTATGCTATATGTGCTTGACGAACCCAGTATTGGCTTACATCCCAAGGACAATGTCCGCATGATTGCTACCCTCAATCGCTTGCGAGATCTGGGAAATACAGTCATAGTTGTTGAGCATGATGAAGAAACGATTCGAGCGGCAGATTATATCGTGGAAATGGGCCCCGGTCCCGGAATTCATGGAGGAAAGGTTGTGGTAGAAGGGGAAATCGGAAAAGTCATCAAAAGCAAAGACTCTCCAACCGGGCAGTTTTTATCCGGAAAAAGGAAGATCGCCATACCTGAAGTGAGGAGAAATGGCAATGGGCATCATTTACTCATCAAAGGAGCTAAGGAGAATAATCTGAAGAATATTGATGTGGATATCCCGCTGGGGAAATTTGTCTGTGTCACGGGTGCATCTGGTTCTGGGAAAAGTAGTTTAATCCATGAGATTCTGTATAAAGCCCTTTCTAAAAAGATTTATGATAGCCGGATTATCACAGGCGATCACGACTCAATCGAAGGGATGGAGCATGTTCAAAAACTCACCCATATAGATCAATCTCCCATTGGAAGATCCTCGCGCTCCAATCCCGCTACTTATACAGGCTTTTACGATGATATCCGGAAGATTTTTGCATCCACTGAATTATCAAAGGAAAGAGACTACAAAGCCGGGAGATTTAGTTTTAATGTAAAAACAGGCCGCTGTCCTGAATGCATGGGAGAGGGTACGATCAAAACCCAATTGTATTTCATGCCAGACGTGGAGCGTATGTGTGAAACCTGTAAAGGGGCTCGTTTCAATCCGGAGACTCTGCAGGTTAGCTACAAAGGCAAAACCATTGCGGATGTGCTAAATATGTCCCTGGAAGAAGGAGAGGAATTTTTCAAAGAACATAAAAAGATTCACCTTCGAATCAAGCTACTCAATGAATTGGGCTTAGGTTATCTGACCCTGGGACAGTCGAGTACGACTCTTTCCGGAGGAGAAGCTCAAAGGGTGAAACTGGCTTCTGAATTGAGTAAGCTTAGGAGAGGAGCTCATGTTTTATATATTCTAGACGAACCCACTACCGGCTTACATTTAGCGGACATTTCCCGCCTGCTGGAAAGCTTGAATCGCTTAGTTGAAGCGGGACATAGCGTTATCGTTATTGAGCATCACCTGGACGTCATAAAAACAGCTGACTGGATCATTGATTTAGGGCCTGAAGGGGGGCAAGGAGGAGGAGAAGTTTTGGTTGCCGGAACTCCTGAAGAAGTCTCCCAGTTTGAGCGTAGCCATACAGGTCGCTTTCTGAAAGAAAGCCTCT
- a CDS encoding DUF1800 family protein — protein MASLTPKSGVLGRRNAAHLLRRTGFGPTKAEIDTFSDLTVDQALTNLMQVPPLPAPPIDPETGATWVINGREDGVNSGDSRLSDYVAGWWMVEAMDPNQTVLLPKMIFFLHTCFSTNFDNLDSEDNYYLLRLFRHYAYGSYKTFARKVSLDGGMMEYLDLRSSNKFNPNENYPRELLELFTIGKGPQIGFENYTTYTEDDIRAAARVLTGFRQNSDWWDTNLHDPDTGLPTGILKPDSHDTDDKVFSDAFVSPDFPSPVTIVGGETEADMLRELDTLIHMIFEQDATALNICRKMYRFFVHYDITEEVETDIIVPLANTLKSNDYNLGMTIETLLKSEHFFDEDGTIPEEHHIGAIIKTPVELVLGVIRFFKAQLPDPNGDLDDYYRVWMRDTVMNFMFNESGMLLFQPPTVAGYQPYHEEPEYARLWISSNTLPFRYTMAEMFTKGKKVTRGGDLHMNIDVIQMVTDQSIIPDFTGPDPLDGIVGTYTGGRFADHIVRCITDYAFPDPPAQERFDYFLNDLLLGNLSLINWRNEWMEFEATGDDSNIRPQLELFIQGILQSPEFQLA, from the coding sequence ATGGCATCTTTAACTCCTAAATCTGGGGTTTTGGGTAGAAGAAACGCTGCCCATCTCCTCCGAAGAACCGGCTTTGGTCCAACCAAAGCTGAAATAGACACTTTCTCTGACTTGACTGTGGATCAGGCACTCACAAACCTGATGCAAGTTCCTCCCTTGCCAGCTCCTCCCATCGATCCGGAAACGGGTGCTACCTGGGTTATCAATGGTAGAGAAGATGGAGTAAATTCTGGAGATTCACGCCTTAGTGATTATGTAGCAGGCTGGTGGATGGTAGAAGCGATGGACCCCAATCAGACGGTCCTTCTCCCCAAAATGATTTTCTTCCTGCATACCTGTTTCTCAACCAATTTCGATAACCTGGATTCAGAAGATAATTATTATCTCCTTAGGCTTTTCAGGCATTATGCCTATGGGAGTTATAAAACCTTCGCAAGAAAAGTAAGCCTTGATGGAGGAATGATGGAATACCTGGACCTCCGTTCCAGCAATAAATTTAATCCCAATGAAAATTATCCCCGAGAGCTCCTCGAACTTTTTACCATAGGAAAAGGACCTCAAATCGGATTTGAAAACTATACCACCTATACAGAAGATGATATTAGGGCTGCTGCAAGAGTCCTCACGGGTTTTCGTCAAAATAGCGATTGGTGGGATACGAATCTGCATGATCCGGATACAGGCTTACCTACCGGCATATTAAAACCTGATTCCCATGACACCGATGACAAGGTATTTTCAGATGCTTTTGTTAGTCCTGATTTTCCTTCTCCGGTAACTATAGTGGGGGGAGAAACGGAAGCTGATATGCTGCGTGAACTAGATACCCTGATCCATATGATTTTTGAACAGGATGCAACAGCACTCAACATCTGCCGCAAAATGTACCGTTTCTTTGTTCACTACGATATTACTGAAGAAGTAGAAACAGACATCATTGTCCCCCTGGCCAATACCCTCAAAAGCAATGATTATAATCTAGGGATGACCATAGAGACGCTGCTGAAAAGTGAACATTTCTTTGATGAAGATGGCACGATTCCCGAAGAGCATCACATTGGGGCAATCATAAAAACTCCTGTAGAACTTGTTTTAGGAGTCATCCGCTTTTTCAAGGCACAATTACCAGATCCAAATGGAGATTTAGACGATTACTACCGGGTTTGGATGAGAGATACGGTCATGAACTTCATGTTCAACGAATCCGGCATGCTCCTCTTCCAACCTCCTACAGTGGCAGGCTATCAGCCCTATCATGAGGAACCTGAATATGCGAGACTCTGGATCAGTTCCAACACCCTGCCATTCCGATACACTATGGCGGAAATGTTTACCAAGGGAAAAAAGGTGACACGGGGAGGCGATTTGCATATGAATATTGATGTAATCCAAATGGTAACCGATCAAAGTATCATCCCAGACTTTACAGGTCCCGATCCCTTGGATGGAATTGTGGGCACTTATACAGGAGGAAGATTTGCGGATCATATTGTGAGATGCATCACAGATTATGCCTTCCCTGATCCTCCGGCACAGGAAAGATTCGACTATTTCCTCAACGATCTTTTGTTGGGCAACCTTTCGCTCATCAATTGGAGAAACGAATGGATGGAATTCGAAGCCACCGGAGATGACAGCAATATTCGCCCACAACTGGAACTATTTATTCAGGGCATTCTACAATCACCAGAATTTCAACTCGCCTAA